The Streptomyces sp. NBC_00775 genome includes the window CATGCTTCTGTGAGCGTTCACAGTAGAGAAACATCCCGGACACTTGTCAATGGTTGTTGCTGTGCGGTTATGTTGGGCTCGCGCCGCTGGCGCTGTGTGTGCACGTTCCCAAATGATCGATTAACCGGGAGAGATCCATGCCGGAGACCACCCCCAGGGGCCTCACCAGGCTCGCCTTCGGTGGGGACTACAACCCCGAGCAGTGGCCGGAAAGCGTCTGGCACGAAGACGTCCGGCTGATGCGCGAGGCCGGTGTCACGATGGTGAGCGTCGGGATCTTCTCCTGGGCGCTGCTCGAACCGGCGCCGGGCACCTACGAGTTCGGCTGGCTCGACCGTCTGCTCGATCTGCTCCACGAGAACGGCATACGCGCGGACCTCGGTACGCCGACCGTGGCGCCGCCTGCCTGGTTCTACCGCGAACACCCCGACGCGCTGCCCGTCGCCGCCGACGGCACCCGCTACGAGTTCGGCTCACGCGGCGCCATCTGCCACAGCAACACCGACTACCGCGCCGCCGCCGCGAACATCACCACACGGCTCGCCACCCGGTACGCCGACCACCCCGCGCTCGCCCTGTGGCACGTCCACAACGAGTACGGTGTCCCCGTCTCGGCCTGCTACTGCGAGTCCTGCGCCGCGCACTTCCGCCGCTGGCTGACCCGGACATACGGGACGATCGACGCGCTCAACGCGGCCTGGGGCACCGCCTTCTGGGGCCAGCGCTACGCGGACTTCGACCAGATCAACCCGCCGCGCCTGACCCCGACCGTCGGCAATCCGACCCAGGCCCTCGACTACAAGCGGTTCGCCGACGAGACCATCCGCGAGAACTTCGTGGCCGAGCGGGACATCCTGCACCGCCTCGCGCCCGGCATCCCGGTCACCACCAACTTCATGACCGCCCTGAGCCAGTGCGACTCCATCGACTACTGGGCCTGGGGCCGCGAGGTCGACCTCGTCACCAACGACCACTACCTGATCACCGACGGCCGCCGCACCCATGTGAACCTCGCGATGGCCGCCGACCTCACCCGGTCGGTGGCCGGCGGCGCCCCCTGGCTGCTGCTCGAACACTCCACGTCGGGCGTCAACTGGCAGCCCCGCAACCCCGCCAAGGCCCCGGGCCAGATGGCGCGCAACTCCCTCGGGCATGTCGCGCGCGGCTCCGACGGCGCCATGTTCTTCCAGTGGCGGCAGTCCCGGCGCGGCGCCGAGAAGTTCCACTCCTCGATGCTGCCGCACGCGGGCACCGACTCCCGGGTGTGGCGCGAGGTCGTCGAACTCGGCGCGTCCATCGACTCGCTGGCCTCGATCAAGGACACCCGCACCGTCGCCGACGTCGCCGTGCTGTGGGACTGGCACTCCTGGTGGGCGCAGAACCTCCAGTGGCGCCCCAGCGAGGACCACGACCCCCGCGAGCGCGCCGACGCGTTCTACGAGGCCCTCTACGACCGCCACCTCACGGTCGACTTCGCCCACCCGGAAGCCGACTTGTCGGCGTATCCCCTTGTCGTCGTGCCCGCGCTGTATCTGATGACCGAGGCCGCAGGGAACAACCTCCGGGAGTACGTCGAGAACGGCGGCACCCTCGTCGTCTCGTACTTCTCCGGCATCGTCGACGAGCACGACGCCGTGCACGACGGCCCGTACCCGGGCGCCCTGCGCGACGTACTCGGACTGACCGTCGAGGAGTTCTCGCCGCTCCTCCAGGGCGACCTGGTCCGGATCACGGGTCCCGACGGCTCCGAGCTCACCGGCGACGTGTGGACCGAGTTCGTGGTCCCGCGCGGCGCCGAGACCGTCTGGACCTACGCCGACGGTCTGACCGCGGGCCGGCCGGCCGTCACCCGGCACCGCCTCGGCGAGGGCTCGGCCTGGTACGTGTCCACGCGTCTGGCCGCGCAGGGACTGGACGCCCTGATCGGCTGGGCCGCCGACGACGCGCGCATCGCGCCGCGCGCCGACCTGCCCCGCGATGTCGAAGTGGTGCGCCGCACCGGTGAGTCGGGAACCTACGTCTTCGCCATCAACCACACCTCGTCGGACGCCAAGGTGCCGCTGGACGCGCACGGCACCGAGCTGCTGACGGGCGAACGCGCCGCGGGCCGCCTCGCGGTCCCGGCGGGAGCCGTACGGGTCGTACGACTCGACGGCTGAGCCGACTGCCGTCCGGGCCGTCCGGCCCGGGCCGCCGCACCGAACGCCGTCCGGGTCCTTCGACCCGTCCGGCCGCACCCACCGCCGCCGGGTCCTTGGACCCGTCCGGCCGAGTCAACAGCCGTCCGGGCCGCAGGACCCGGACGGCCGAGCCGACTCCCCTCCGCCCGTGCGAGCACCCGAGCCGCGGGCGGAGGGGTTCCCCCAGCTCCATCGGGGGGCATCCCCATCCCCATACGTCGAAGGGACGACGGACGAAGATGTTCCATCCCAGACGCACACTCAGGGCCCTGCTGCTGCCGCTCGTGGCCGGACTCGCCCTCACCGCCCTCCCCGCGCAGACCGCGCAGGCGGCGAGCACGCTCACGAACGCCGGATTCGAGACCGACGGGACCGGCGCCGCCGTGCCCAGCGGCTGGTCGGAGTACGGCGACACCGGCGCCTCCTACGTGGAGGCCGGTGGCCACAGCGGGAGTTACCGGCTGACGCAGTACTCCTCCGCCGCGTACAAGGTGGAGACGTACCAGTACCTCTCCGGGCTGACCAACGGGAACTACAAGCTCACCGCCTGGGTGCGCTCGGGCGGCGGCCAGAACTCCGCCTACCTCGCGCTGAAGAACTGCGGTGGCACCGAGCAGCGCACCGACCTGCCCGTCTCCACCAGCGAGTGGATACACCTGGTTGTGCCCGTCTCCGTGACCGGCAACCAGTGCACGATCAGCGTCTACTCCGACGCGAACGCGGGCAACTGGATCAACGTCGACGACCTGGCGTTCACCTCGGGCACCAGCAGCGTGGCAGTCAAGGGCGCAGACATCTCCTCCCTCGCCAAGAGCGAGGCCCTCGGCGGCGTCTACAAGACCAGCTCCGGCACCACCGGTGACGCGGTCGCCATCCTCAAGTCGTCCGGCATGAACTACGCCCGCCTCAAGGTCTGGGTGAACCCGGCCGACGGCTACAACAACAAGACGCGCGTCCTCGCCATGGCCAAGCGCATCAAGGCCCAGGGCATGAAGCTGCTGGTCGACTTCCACTACTCGGACACCTGGGCCGACCCGGGCAAGCAGACCAAGCCGGCCGCCTGGGCGAGCCACTCCTACAGCCAGCTCAAGACGGACGTCTACGACCACACGTACGACGTGCTCAACGCCCTCAAGGCGCAGGGCACCACGGCCGACATGGTGCAGATCGGCAACGAGATCAACGGCGGCATGCTGTGGTCCGAGGGCTCGACCTCCAACTGGTCGCAGCTCGCCGGCCTGCTCAACTCCGGCTACAGCGCCGCGAAGGCGGTCTCCTCCAGCACCCTGGTCGCCCTGCACCTGGCCAACGCCGGAGACGACGCCACGGTCCGCTGGTGGTTCGACAACGCGGCCACCTACGGGATCAACTACGACGTGATCGGCCTGTCGTACTACGGCTACTGGCACGGCTCGCTCGGCGCCGCGCAGACCACCCTCGACGACGTCGCCGCCCGCTACAGCAAGCCGGTGTTCATCGCCGAGACGGCCTACCCCTTCCGTCTCGACAGCGACGACTCGCTCGTCAACCAGATCGACACGACCGGTGAACTGGTCAGCGGCTACCCGGCGACGACGGCCGGGCAGACCGCCTGGTTCCGCGACGTGATGAACATCGTGGAGGCCGTCCCGAACGGCCGCGGTCTCGGTGTCTTCTACTGGGAGGCCACCTGGACGGCGGTCACCGGCAACGGCTGGGACCCGACGGACGCCACGTCGGGCAACGGCTGGGAGAACCAGGCCCTGTTCGGCTTCGACGACAAGGCGCTTCCGGCCATGTCGGTGTTCAGTCACCGCTGACGTGGCAAGGTCACCACTGAGCCCATGAGGGCCCGGCTGCCATGCGGCGGCCGGGCCCTCGTGCTGCCCTGAGCCGCCGTGTCCGGTGAGCCCGACCCGTTCGGCCTCGGCCAGGGTCGCGGAAGCCCGTGCGCGGTGCCCCGGGCTGCGGGACAGTAGCGGGAGACCGCCGTGACGGAGGGGGACGAGATGCTGAGGGTTCCCGTCAGTGGGCAACGCCTGGACATACTGGAGTGGCTGCGGGACCCCACCGCGCACTTCCCACCACAGCGCTACGGCGACCTCGTCGAGGACGGCGTCAGCCCGGCGGCCCTCGCCGCCAAACTCGGCGTGAGCCGTGCCGTGGCGCGCACCCATCTCGACCTGCTCACCGGGGTCGGTCTGCTGCGGGCCAAGAAGATCAGACGGCGGACCTTCTACCGCCGCGACGAGTACCGCATCGCTGAGGTCAGCCACTTCTTCGAGAAGGGCTGGTAGCAACGCGAGCCGACGGCCGGCACACCGCTGCCCGCCTGGCGGTGCACGCGCCGTTCCGTCCCCCGGGGCATCGCCGGTGTCGTCACCAGCGCCTGCGCGGCCGGTGGCCGCCTGATCCCGGGAAGCCTGTGGGAACGCGGCCTCGCGATCTGTGATCCGCCAGATCCGCCCGGTTCCACGGGCTGAGCCGCGTGTGCGCCGCCGGTACCCCCGGCGTTACCCTTTGACCGGCCGCGATCTTGTGTCGCGGCGCGGTGGTGGGGCCCGCCGTACCCGAACCGCGGTCGGTGCCGCCAACGGTCCCTACTTGCGATGGCGCGTGCCCAGGTGCTGCCCGGGACCCGGCGAGTAGGAGAAGTACGTCCATGACAGTCCCGCACTCCGAGCGAGTCGACGGTCCCGACGCTCCTGTACGGATGCCCG containing:
- a CDS encoding glycosyl hydrolase 53 family protein, with amino-acid sequence MFHPRRTLRALLLPLVAGLALTALPAQTAQAASTLTNAGFETDGTGAAVPSGWSEYGDTGASYVEAGGHSGSYRLTQYSSAAYKVETYQYLSGLTNGNYKLTAWVRSGGGQNSAYLALKNCGGTEQRTDLPVSTSEWIHLVVPVSVTGNQCTISVYSDANAGNWINVDDLAFTSGTSSVAVKGADISSLAKSEALGGVYKTSSGTTGDAVAILKSSGMNYARLKVWVNPADGYNNKTRVLAMAKRIKAQGMKLLVDFHYSDTWADPGKQTKPAAWASHSYSQLKTDVYDHTYDVLNALKAQGTTADMVQIGNEINGGMLWSEGSTSNWSQLAGLLNSGYSAAKAVSSSTLVALHLANAGDDATVRWWFDNAATYGINYDVIGLSYYGYWHGSLGAAQTTLDDVAARYSKPVFIAETAYPFRLDSDDSLVNQIDTTGELVSGYPATTAGQTAWFRDVMNIVEAVPNGRGLGVFYWEATWTAVTGNGWDPTDATSGNGWENQALFGFDDKALPAMSVFSHR
- a CDS encoding beta-galactosidase — translated: MPETTPRGLTRLAFGGDYNPEQWPESVWHEDVRLMREAGVTMVSVGIFSWALLEPAPGTYEFGWLDRLLDLLHENGIRADLGTPTVAPPAWFYREHPDALPVAADGTRYEFGSRGAICHSNTDYRAAAANITTRLATRYADHPALALWHVHNEYGVPVSACYCESCAAHFRRWLTRTYGTIDALNAAWGTAFWGQRYADFDQINPPRLTPTVGNPTQALDYKRFADETIRENFVAERDILHRLAPGIPVTTNFMTALSQCDSIDYWAWGREVDLVTNDHYLITDGRRTHVNLAMAADLTRSVAGGAPWLLLEHSTSGVNWQPRNPAKAPGQMARNSLGHVARGSDGAMFFQWRQSRRGAEKFHSSMLPHAGTDSRVWREVVELGASIDSLASIKDTRTVADVAVLWDWHSWWAQNLQWRPSEDHDPRERADAFYEALYDRHLTVDFAHPEADLSAYPLVVVPALYLMTEAAGNNLREYVENGGTLVVSYFSGIVDEHDAVHDGPYPGALRDVLGLTVEEFSPLLQGDLVRITGPDGSELTGDVWTEFVVPRGAETVWTYADGLTAGRPAVTRHRLGEGSAWYVSTRLAAQGLDALIGWAADDARIAPRADLPRDVEVVRRTGESGTYVFAINHTSSDAKVPLDAHGTELLTGERAAGRLAVPAGAVRVVRLDG
- a CDS encoding winged helix-turn-helix domain-containing protein translates to MLRVPVSGQRLDILEWLRDPTAHFPPQRYGDLVEDGVSPAALAAKLGVSRAVARTHLDLLTGVGLLRAKKIRRRTFYRRDEYRIAEVSHFFEKGW